The Pseudodesulfovibrio sp. JC047 genome includes the window CTGCCACTTTAAAGGCCATTTCTGAGGAGTCAACGTTATGATAACTCCCGTCATACAATGCCACCTGGAAATCAATGATCGGATATCCGGCCAACACACCGCGAGCAGCCACTTCCTGAACGCCTTTGTCCACCGCGGGGATAAACTGACGCGGAATCGAACCACCAACGATCTTATCTTCAAACTCATAGCCTGCGCCTGAGGGACGGGGGGCGACGTTGATCCAGCAGTCACCGAACTGACCACGACCACCGGACTGTTTTTTATGACGCCCCTGCACTTCCTTGGCCCCGGTCTTGAAGGTCTCGCGATACGGAACCTTGGGTGTCTTCAGAACGATGTCGGCCTTGTACCGACGCCGGGCCTTTTCAACAGAGATTTCAATATGATTCTGGCCCATACCTGACAACAGGATGTCGCTGGATTCTTCATCACGGGCCAAGGTCAAAGTGATGTCTTCCACGAGCAACTTGGAAACCGCCGAATACACCTTGTCTTCATCACCTTTTTCAGCCGGAGCCAAGGCAAAGGTAATCAACTGGGGTGCAATCTCGGGCTTGACCAGCTTGAACTGATCTTTTTCGACCAGCGTATCGCCGGTATGCGTATTCTTGAGCTTGGCCAGCACCGCAATGGAACCGGGTCCCATGGCGTTTTTCACTTGGGTCTGTTCCTTGCCATTCATGACCAGCAGTTGGCCCACCCGCTCTTTTTCATCGTTGGAAGCATTGAGCAGATGCGAATCAGATTTGAGTTCACCGGACAAAACCCGAACCACGGTCAACTGACCGGCAAACGGATCGGCCTGTGTCTTGAAAACAAAACAGGCCAACGGCTCATCAGGAGAGCTGGCCCGTTCACCGTCTTCACCTTCCCACACAGGGTGAGCCAGCGGCCCGGGCAACAGATTCTGTACGGTATCAAGGATCATCTGGCCGCCCTGACAATTCAATGCGGATGCAATGACCACAGGGACAAGCTCACCGGAACTGACACCGGCTTGAAGACCTTTGGTGATGTCCTCGGGAGACAGTTCGCCATCTTCAAAATATTTTTCCATGAGATCTTCATCACTTTCAGCGATGTTCTCGATCATGGTTTCACGCAGCATTTCAACTTCATCAGCGATGTCACCAGGGATATCCCCTTCCGTCACAGCACCGTCTTCGCCAAACATCTGGGCCTTGCCGGACATCATGTCCACCACGCCCTTGAATTCTTCCTTGGAACCAATAGGATAATACAAAAGCACCGGGCGAGCACCCAAAGCCTCAGAAATACCATTGAATGCCATATCGAATTCAGCCCGGTCCCGATCCATCTTGTTAATGACAATCATGGACGGAAGGCCGTTTTCCTGGACTTTTGCCCATATTTTACGAGTCAGGGGCTTGACGCCATCCACGGCGTCGATAACCATGACCACGCCGTCGGCTGCGGTCAGGCTGTAGGACAAATCACCTGCAAAATTGGAGTCACCTGGAGTGTCGATCAGGAAATGGTCATTCTTTTTCCATTTGTAACTGGCAAATCCTGGCTGAATCGAACCGCGCCGCTTGATTTCCTCAGGCTCATAATCGAGAACGGTGTTTCCGTCTTCGACCTTCCCGAGGCGATTTACAACTCCGGCATTGAAAAGCAACATCTCGGCGACGGACGTTTTACCGCTACCGCCGTGACCGACGAGTGCATAAGTTCTTTGAGTTTTCAAATCAGGCATACTTCACTCCACGTACTTTTTTCAGGTTATCCCTATTGTCTCGGGAGCCTTCGACTCCCGCGAGAATCACAGCACTTGGTTTTTGACAGGTTTAGTCCTATAGGAAGACCAACGCGAAATTGTCAAGTTACTCACCATGAACACCAACCGCCTATCCATGAAAAATCATTGAGTTTTTTCAATGGATGCATATGATTTCAACACAAATTAAACGTAATTGCAACCAGTTGCATCATTTAAGACAGAAACTTTCAGGAGCAGGATTTGCATTTATCCAATGAGATATTCACGGTTTCAGCCGACACCTTAGACGCTTCGGGGGCGCATCTGTTCTGGACAGCCAAACCCGAGACATCACTCCTCAATTCCATTGAAGAATTCGGCCAGGCCACACCGATTCTTGTCTGCCAATCCCCTGAGGGTCTGGTACTCATCGCGGGACACGCTCGCCTGACAGCCCTGAGTACACACGGTCTACCAGTACTTGCCCGAATGGTCGAAGATGTCACCGAGATGGACAAAGGATTGCTGTACCTGACAGACAACCTGCATCGTTCACTCGATGACGGAATGCGGCTCAAGGCCCTGGAGTATTTTGCTCCGCTCATGGATGACAAGACCCTCAAAAACGATATTCTCCCCAGATTGGGCATCAAGCCGAAATCCAAGGATGCGCGTCTGTTGCTGGAATGGCTGACCATGGATGCGGACTGGCAGGCCCTCCTGAAAACAGGCCACATACCTTTGGCTCTGGCCACGGTCTTGTCACGCATGACCACCGAAGACAGGGAGGCGATCCATTCTCTATTTACCGGATTTTCATGGTCTCGCTCCAATGCAGTCAACATGGTAAATTGGCTTTTTGAAACCGCAAAAATGCGTGACAAAGCGGTTCAGGACGTCATGCTTGATGCGGGAGTGACCACCATCCTCTCGCAAGGACTTTCCCCCAAAGATGCCATCGCCCGCCTCACCACGGCGGCACGACTCGCCCGCTACCCGGAACTGACCAAACTTCAGGATCGGTTCACGGCCGCAGCCGGAGAAATCACCTCCGGCACCCGTTGGCGCATGAATCAACCCAACAATTTCGAAACAGGCGGTGCCGAACTCACCGTCCAGATCAAAGACGCCGAACAACTCGAACGAGCGGTTGTGGAAATGGCGGATATTGCCAAGGCCTCTGCCTGGGAAAAAGTGTGGAAGCTGGGAAGTGGCAATGACTAAACTCCTCCCCTCCCATCTGCGCAAAATCGGCCATGTCTTTGTGGATGAATCCATGCAGGATTCCCCCATCACCCAACGAGTTCAAGCCACATTGGCTGGCACCGATCAGGAAAACATTCCATGGACGGTAGTCCCACCCGACCAGGATCGCGTGGAATTTGACGAAGGCGACACCCAAGCGTTGTATCTTAAGGAATATAAAGGGAAATTTCTTCGATTCTGTCCCGGAACCAGAGCGTACCACTGCTGTGGTTACCGCATCATTCACATCGGCGAAAACTGCCCCATGGCCTGCTCCTATTGCATTCTGCAAGCGTATTTTCAGGACCGGGTGCTCAAGATATGGGCCAATCAGGACGCGCTCTTCACGGAATTGGGCAATGCCTTTGGTGCCGACCCAAACACCCGCTATCGAGTTGGAACTGGCGAATTCACGGACTCGCTGGCACTGGAACACCTGACCGGCTATTCCCATAATCTCATTGGATTCCTTGAAAAATATGACAACGTGGTGCTGGAACTGAAATCCAAGGTCGTGGACCTCACTTGGATGAATGCCACCTCTCGGACAGACCGGGTGCTTCCAGCCTGGTCGCTCAATGCACCGTTCATCAACGAACACGAGGAATTCGACGTTTCCAGCTTGAAAGAACGGCTCGAAGCGGCCCGAACCTGTGCCGAAGCAGGGTTCAAGGTCTGCCTGCATTTTGACCCGATCATCCACTACCCCGGCTGGCGAGAAGGCTATGCGGAAATCATCGACATGATCTTCGATTATGTTCGTCCTGAAAACATCGCCTACATGTCACTTGGATCGTTCCGCTGTATGCCGCAACTCAATCCGATTATCGCGGACCATTTTCCCGAGACCACCTATATATATAATGAATTCATCCCGGGACTTGATGGAAAGGCGCGCCTGCTCCGCCCACTGCGCGTGGAACAATTTACATTCATGGTTGACCGCCTGCGCAAGCACGGCATGGACAAACAACTGTATTTCTGCATGGAATCCACAGAAGTCTGGAAGCAGGTCTTTGGCTACGCTCCCAAGGATTTCGGTGGACTGGGCAATCGACTGATGGCCCGGGCATTTGGTGAATAGCGTGAACTTTCTCCCAAAGGAACACACACTTTCCTCTTGCCAACCATAATTTAATGGGCTAAATACCCCCGACTTCAAATTCACACATCCCGCCCATAACTCCGGGTGGTCCGTGATGGCACGGACTCCTTTAATGGACTGCGGGATGAACGAAAAACCCAGGAGATTATCATGGCTTATGTTACTATGAAGCAGATGCTGGAAACTGGCGTCCACTTCGGCCACCAGACTCGTCGTTGGAATCCCAAAATGCGTCCGTACATCTTTGGCGCACGCAATGGTATCCATATCATGGACTTGCAGCAGACTGTCAAAATGTTTGCCACCGCCCACGACTTCATCGTTGATACCGTCGCCAAAGGCGGCAAAGTGCTGTTCATCGGCACCAAACGTCAGGCTCAGGAATCCGTCAAGGCGGAAGCTGAACGCGCTGGCATGTTTTTCGTCACTCATCGTTGGATGGGCGGCACACTGACCAACTTCCAGACCATCAAACGGTCCATTGATCGCCTTAAGCACCTCGAGCAGATGTTCGAAGACGGTTCCATTTCCCGCTACACCAAAAAAGAAGCTGTGGGCATGAACCGCGAGGTCAAGAAATTGAACTTGGCTCTGGGTGGTATCAAAGAGCTGAAAGAAGCTCCCCGTGCCGCTTTCGTCATTGATCCCAAACGTGAACAAATCGCCATTCAGGAATGCCGCAAACTTGGTATCCCGGTTGTGGCCGTTGTCGACTCCAATTGCGATCCCGACATGGTTGACTACATCATCCCCGGTAACGACGACGCAATCCGTGCTATCAAGTTGTTTGCCACACACATGGCCGATGCCTGTCTCGAAGGCGCAGCCATGCAGAAAGACTATGCTGCAAAAGCTGAAGCCGAAGCCAAGGCTGCCAAGGCTGCAAAAGCTCCCGAGGCCCCCAAGGAAAACGGCGTCAAAGTCGAAAGAAAGGTAAGCCCGAAGAAAGAAGCCAAAAAAGAAGCACAGGTTGAAGCACCTGCCGAGGCACCTGCTGAAGCCCCTGCCGAGGAGACAAAATAATGGCTATCACTGCTGCACAAGTTAAAGGACTGCGCGACAAGACCGGCGCAGGCATGATGGATTGCAAAAAAGCCCTGGTCGAATCCGGTGGCGATGAAGAAAAAGCAGTCATGTACCTTCGCGAGAAGGGTCTGTCCAAAGCCGCCAAAAAGGCTGGACGCGCCACTTCCGAGGGACTGATTACTCCCTATATCTCCGAAGACGGCAAAACCGCTGTCATCTCCGAACTGCTGTGCGAGACCGACTTCGTTGCCAAAGGTGACGACTTCACGGGCTTTGCAAAAGCACTGTCCGAAAAAATTGCCAATCTGGATGTCACCACCGGCTCCGCAGACGATCTGCCTGCCGACGTGGCCGATGTCACCGACCTCATCGCCAAACTCGGCGAAAACATGGGTGTCGGCCGTTTTGCCAAAATCACCACTGACGGCGTGTTGGGTGTCTACCTGCACTCCAACAACAAACTCGCTGCTGTTGTCGAATTGACCGGCACCGAGGATGTGGACTTGGCCAAAGACATCGCCATGCACGTGGCTGCCATGAACCCCGCCTGCAAGACCTCTGATGAGCTGCCCCAGGATGTCCTGGAAAAAGAAAAGGCACTCTACCTCAAGCAGGCCATGGACGAAGGCAAGCCCGAAAATATTGCCGAAAAGATCGTCACTGGTCGTCTGAACAAGTTCTTCAAGGAAGTCTGTCTCGTTGAGCAGCCTTTCATTAAAGAAGATAAAAAGACCATCAAACAGATCCTTGGTGGCGCCACCGTCGCCAGCTTCCAGCGACTCGCCCTTGGAGAAAAGGCCGAGTAGTTGGTGCTCGAAAAAATCAAAACGGGCCTCACGGCCCGTTTTTTTTGTCTGAAAAACATGCTATCGCCTTTGGGCGAGATGAATTTTATCAACTTTCCATACACGACGAGGTAACAATGGAAACAGCGCGGTACTCGCGAATTCTTCTGAAACTCAGTGGCGAAGCGCTCGCCGGGAATCAGCAATTCGGCATTCAGCCGGAGGCTATCGGTCAATTTGCCAAGGAAATTGCAGAGGTTGCATCCTCCGGAATCCAGATTGCTCTGGTCATCGGCGGAGGAAATATCTTCCGTGGCATGGCTGCCAGCGCCAAAGGTATGGACCGCGCCCAGGGTGATTACATGGGAATGCTTGCCACGATCATGAACGCGCTTGCCGTGCAGGATGCGTTGGAAAAAAACGGATGTGACACTCGTGTCATGACCGCCCTTTCCATGGCTGACGTGGCTGAACCGTACATTCGCAGACGCGCGCTCCGGCATATGGACAAAGGCCGTGTCGTCATCTGCGCTGCCGGAACAGGCAACCCGTATTTCACCACCGATTCCGCAGCGGCCCTGCGCGCACTCGAATTAAAGTGTGACGCAATTTTCAAGGCAACCAAAGTGGACGGCGTGTATGACAAGGACCCCGCCAAATTTGACGACGCGGTCAGATATGAAACAGTCTCGTACATGGAAACCCTGGAAAAACGGCTCGGCGTCATGGACTCCACCGCCATTTCCATGGCACGCGACAACGATCTGCCAATTATTGTCTTCAACTTGCATAAGGAAGGCAACATCCGCAGAGCCGCTCACGGCGAAAACATAGGAACGACTGTCCAAGGAGACTAAAATGCAATCCGTACTCGATGATGGGAAAAAGAGAATGGCAGGGGCCATTGCAGCTCTTGAAAAAGAATTCGGCAAGCTGCGCACCGGACGCGCCACAACCGCTCTGGTAGACGGAATCGTCGTGGATTATTACGGCACTCCGACGCCCATCAACCAGCTTTCATCCGTCTCTGTTCCCGACTCCAAGACCCTCACCATCCAACCCTGGGACAAAGGGGCTTTCGGTGCGGTCGAAAAAGCGATTCAGACATCCGATCTCGGTCTCAACCCGGTCAATGACGGAAAAATCATCCGTATCAGCATTCCGCCCCTGACCGAAGAACGCCGTAAAGATTTGGTTAAAGTCGCCAAAAAGTACACCGAAGACGCCAAGATTGCCCTCCGCAATGTACGTCGAGACATGAACGACATGCTCAAAAAGATGGAAAAAGACAAGGATATCAGTGAAGACGACAAGAAACGTGGTGAATCTGATGTCCAGAAAATGACCGACGATTTCGTCAAGAAATCCGAAGAAGTGCTTGGCCTGAAAGAAAAGGAAATCCTTGAAATTTAACAGGACCACCACTTGAACATCACACATATTCCCGCCCATATAGCCATCATCATGGATGGCAACGGCAGGTGGGCCAAACAGCGCGGACTGAAGAGAACCGACGGACACAAAGCCGGTGCCGAAGCAGTTCGCGCTGTGGTCACACACTGTCGAAAAAAAGGTATCAAGCACCTCACGCTCTACACCTTTTCCAAAGAGAATTGGTCTCGTCCAAAAGATGAAATCAAAAAACTCTTTGAGCTGCTGACCTCATTTTTATCCAAAGAAGAAAAAAGTCTCAAAAAAGAAGGAATCAGACTCAAGATTCTGGGAGAACTTGCGGACCTGCCATTGACGGTTCGCCAGCTCTTGAAACACGTCATGTGGCAGACAAGAAACTGCACGGGCATGACACTCAATCTGGCGCTCAACTATTCGGGAAGAGAAGAAATTCTTCGCGCCACTCGGGCATTGCTGGAAAAAGGAATCGCTCCTGAGGCCGTGACCGAGACCTCGTTTGCCGAAGAGCTTTGGACGACCGGCCAGCCGGACCCCGATCTCATAATCCGCACGAGTGGAGAACTGCGAATTTCAAATTACCTGCTCTTCCAGTGCGCCTATTCGGAATTCTACTTCACGGACACCTATTGGCCCGATTTTACACCGGAAGAACTGGATAAAGCCATCGAAGACCTCAACTCCAGGCAACGACGGTTCGGCAAAACATCCGACCAAATCACCAATCACAACGAAACTGAGACGATTCGATAATTGTTTTGCACGGCGAGTTGCCCCCGCTTTCCAAATAGCGTACATAAACAGAATTCGCATATATTTATCAATCACATGTAACCGTCGAAATCATATATGGATATCTCCCCACACAAACAACGAATTACGACGAGTATCGGACTGGCGGTCCTTCCGGCCATGGCACTTATCTTTCAAGGTTGGGTCCTGTTCGCAGTACTCGCCCTCTTTTGTGTCCTGACGCTTTGGGAATTCTATTCCATGTTCCGCCCCATCCAATCCATGACGGCCTTCAAATCCCTTGGTGCGGCCTTTACCTTCCTGCTTCTGGGCGCGTTCACCACAGACAATATTCACTACCCGGCAGCCGTATTGCTCATCGCATTCTGGGCTTCCGGATTCATTTTCCTCATCAGATATAGCAAGGATATCACCGCTTCGTACCGACATGCGGCCATTTTCCTCGCCGGTCTGGTCTACATTCCACTCAATTTCCATTTCTTCCTGACCATGCACACGCTCGAAATCATCCTCGTAATCGGTGCAGCGGCCATCTCCGACACCACGGCCTTTTATGCAGGCACGCTCTGGGGCAAGAAAAAAATATGGCCACGGGTCAGCCCAAAAAAATCCTGGGTCGGTTCACTCAGCGGTCTTGCCGTTTGTACCATTGCCGTGACAGCCTATGGCATCACCTGTGGCTCGGCCGCATGGTGGCAATGGATACTGCTTGGCATGGCACTCAACATTGCCGCCCAATTCGGTGATTTCTTCGAATCCGCCTTGAAACGGACACTGGACATCAAGGACTCGGGGGTCATCTTGCCTGGACATGGCGGTCTTCTGGACCGAGTGGACAGCCTTTTGTTGGCAATCCCGACCTATGGATTGATTTCCATGGTCCATCCTTTCTTCAAATAATGACAGAACCGGGACTCTCGTGAAATCCTATATTTCCCTTTGGCCTGAAAAAGCCCAGCTCCCGGACTTTCCTCGTGCCATCAGCATCCTTGGAGCGACAGGGTCCATTGGAACGTCTGCCCTCAAAGTCATACGGAAGCACCCGGAACTATTTACCGTCACGGCTCTTGCTGGCGGGCACAACGGCACCAAGTTGGCAGAACTTTGTACAGAATTTCGTCCCCAATTCGCTGCGGTGCTGACCAATCAGGCACGCACGGATCTCATGGCAAATCTGCCCACGGACTACACCCCTGAAATTCTGGTCGGTCCCGAGGCCTATGTGGAACTGGCCCGACTTGACACGGTCGATCTGGTCCTGTCGAGCATTGTCGGTGCTGCCGGTTTCGAACCAACTCTCGCCGCGGCCAAAGCCGGAAAGATGATCGGTCTGGCCAACAAGGAATCCCTTGTTCTGGGCGGCCACATCATTCGTGAAACCTGTCAAAAATCCGGGGCAATCATCCTGCCGGTCGATTCGGAACACAACGCCCTTTTCCAAGGGTTGATGGGGCATATCGAACACTCGGAAAAAGCACTGTCTCGGCTTATCCTGACCGCATCGGGCGGTCCATTCCGCGGCAAGGATACTGAATTTCTCTCAACCGTGACCCGCAAACAAGCCCTGGCCCATCCGAACTGGTCCATGGGTGCCAAAATTTCCATCGATTCGGCAACGCTGATGAACAAAGGACTGGAACTGATCGAGGCCTGCCACCTGTATGGAATGCCTCCGTCCAAGGTGGACGTTGTGGTCCACGCCCAATCCATTGTCCATTCGCTGGTGGAATATACCGATGGCTCACAGCTCGCTCACCTTGGAACGCCGGACATGCAGATTCCCATCGCCCACTGTCTGTGCTTTCCCGATCGGGTCACCGTGGATGTTCCCCAACTGAATCTTGCACACGTCGGCACTCTGACCTTTGAAGAACCGGATGCAACAGCCTTTCCGTGTCTGCAACTGGCTCGTGATGCGTATGCCGCCAGCCCCAGTCATCCCATCGTCCTCAATGCCGCCAATGAAGTGGCCGTGGCCGCATTCCTTGACGAAACCATCCGTTTCCTCGATATCCCGGCCATAATCGAATCCGCTCTGGAGCGTCACTCCACGGTTGATGTCACCACTTCAGACGCTGTTCTGTCCCTGGATCAACAGGTACGCAGAGAAGCATTGAGTACGCTCTAGCCAAATTTTCAAAAATGCTTATATAGATCCGAGCCGTTATCAAAACAGACGGCCTATGAGGAAAAAATGATAACAAGCATCATCGCCATCGTTCTGGTTCTCGGCGGACTGATATTTTTTCATGAACTGGGTCACTTTGCCGTTGCCCGTGTATTCGGCATGGGGGTCAAGGCCTTCTCATTGGGTTTTGGGCCCAAACTCGCCGGCTTCACGTCCGGCAAAACCGAATACAAACTCGCTGCCATCCCGCTGGGAGGCTATGTCGCTCTGGCTGGTGAACAAGGCGAAGAAGAAACCGATTTTGCCGATGAAGAACTCTTTGCCAACCGCCCTGCCTGGCAACGCCTGTGCGTGGTTGCCGCAGGCCCTTTCTTCAACTTCCTGCTCGCCTTTCTCATCTATTGGTTCCTTGCACTGGCCCAAGGGCAGGCGATCATCCTGCCACTCGTTGGCGGCGTGTTGCCAGACAGCCCGGCTGCTTCGGCAGGCTTCCAGAAAGACGACCTGATCACCTCCATTGACGGAAACCCCATCGCTTCATGGTCGGAAATGGTCCAATCCATTCAAACGGCTGAAGGCCAACTTTTGACCGTGGTCGTCAATCGCGGAGAAGCACACATCACCCTGCACGTCACTCCAGAGGTGCAGACGCATAAGAATATTTTCGGGGAACCAGTCACCGTTCCCATGGTCGGCATCAACATGAGCGGCCAATTCAGATACGAAGAAACAGAAGGCTCCGGCCTGACCATTGCCCTCATGCACACCTGGCATCAATCACAGCAGGTGGTCAAAGGTTTCATTTCCATCATTGAACGACTCATCCCAGTCGAAATGGTCGGCGGTCCTATCATGCTGGCTCAAATGGTCAGCCACAGCGCCCAGAACGGCGTCTATGAGCTACTCGCCATGATGGCGCTCATTTCCGTCAACCTCGCCATCATCAACCTGTTACCTATTCCGGTGCTGGATGGCGGACACATCCTGTTCTTCACGCTGGAAATCATTTTCCGCCGGCCGCTCAATGAAAAATGGAAAGGCTTGTCCATGCGTTTTGGCCTGCTTATTCTATTGCTGCTCATGGGTCTCGCCATCTTCAATGATGTTCGCAGACTGCTTTCATAAATCGGAGAGATATCATGGCCGCACCAAAACGAATTCAACCACATGACCTCCTGCTTGCCATCGGCGGCAGTGAGGAACGCCTGCAAATGGTTCTGGGACAACCCGGTCCTGACGGATGCACTCTTTTGGTGTCTCGACAGTGGACTGTCCCCGGACAATCCATCAAATTCCTGATCCCGGGCC containing:
- the fusA gene encoding elongation factor G; the protein is MPDLKTQRTYALVGHGGSGKTSVAEMLLFNAGVVNRLGKVEDGNTVLDYEPEEIKRRGSIQPGFASYKWKKNDHFLIDTPGDSNFAGDLSYSLTAADGVVMVIDAVDGVKPLTRKIWAKVQENGLPSMIVINKMDRDRAEFDMAFNGISEALGARPVLLYYPIGSKEEFKGVVDMMSGKAQMFGEDGAVTEGDIPGDIADEVEMLRETMIENIAESDEDLMEKYFEDGELSPEDITKGLQAGVSSGELVPVVIASALNCQGGQMILDTVQNLLPGPLAHPVWEGEDGERASSPDEPLACFVFKTQADPFAGQLTVVRVLSGELKSDSHLLNASNDEKERVGQLLVMNGKEQTQVKNAMGPGSIAVLAKLKNTHTGDTLVEKDQFKLVKPEIAPQLITFALAPAEKGDEDKVYSAVSKLLVEDITLTLARDEESSDILLSGMGQNHIEISVEKARRRYKADIVLKTPKVPYRETFKTGAKEVQGRHKKQSGGRGQFGDCWINVAPRPSGAGYEFEDKIVGGSIPRQFIPAVDKGVQEVAARGVLAGYPIIDFQVALYDGSYHNVDSSEMAFKVAGSLAFKKACEKAKMVLLEPVMLVTVAVPDSFMGDVIGDLSSRRGKVLGSDSQAGLTEVKAHVPMAEMLKYAPDLNSMTGGQGTFFMEFASYEECPPQETEKVIAAHKKAEQTD
- a CDS encoding ParB N-terminal domain-containing protein, with amino-acid sequence MHLSNEIFTVSADTLDASGAHLFWTAKPETSLLNSIEEFGQATPILVCQSPEGLVLIAGHARLTALSTHGLPVLARMVEDVTEMDKGLLYLTDNLHRSLDDGMRLKALEYFAPLMDDKTLKNDILPRLGIKPKSKDARLLLEWLTMDADWQALLKTGHIPLALATVLSRMTTEDREAIHSLFTGFSWSRSNAVNMVNWLFETAKMRDKAVQDVMLDAGVTTILSQGLSPKDAIARLTTAARLARYPELTKLQDRFTAAAGEITSGTRWRMNQPNNFETGGAELTVQIKDAEQLERAVVEMADIAKASAWEKVWKLGSGND
- a CDS encoding spore photoproduct lyase family protein, producing the protein MTKLLPSHLRKIGHVFVDESMQDSPITQRVQATLAGTDQENIPWTVVPPDQDRVEFDEGDTQALYLKEYKGKFLRFCPGTRAYHCCGYRIIHIGENCPMACSYCILQAYFQDRVLKIWANQDALFTELGNAFGADPNTRYRVGTGEFTDSLALEHLTGYSHNLIGFLEKYDNVVLELKSKVVDLTWMNATSRTDRVLPAWSLNAPFINEHEEFDVSSLKERLEAARTCAEAGFKVCLHFDPIIHYPGWREGYAEIIDMIFDYVRPENIAYMSLGSFRCMPQLNPIIADHFPETTYIYNEFIPGLDGKARLLRPLRVEQFTFMVDRLRKHGMDKQLYFCMESTEVWKQVFGYAPKDFGGLGNRLMARAFGE
- the rpsB gene encoding 30S ribosomal protein S2 translates to MAYVTMKQMLETGVHFGHQTRRWNPKMRPYIFGARNGIHIMDLQQTVKMFATAHDFIVDTVAKGGKVLFIGTKRQAQESVKAEAERAGMFFVTHRWMGGTLTNFQTIKRSIDRLKHLEQMFEDGSISRYTKKEAVGMNREVKKLNLALGGIKELKEAPRAAFVIDPKREQIAIQECRKLGIPVVAVVDSNCDPDMVDYIIPGNDDAIRAIKLFATHMADACLEGAAMQKDYAAKAEAEAKAAKAAKAPEAPKENGVKVERKVSPKKEAKKEAQVEAPAEAPAEAPAEETK
- the tsf gene encoding translation elongation factor Ts, with the translated sequence MAITAAQVKGLRDKTGAGMMDCKKALVESGGDEEKAVMYLREKGLSKAAKKAGRATSEGLITPYISEDGKTAVISELLCETDFVAKGDDFTGFAKALSEKIANLDVTTGSADDLPADVADVTDLIAKLGENMGVGRFAKITTDGVLGVYLHSNNKLAAVVELTGTEDVDLAKDIAMHVAAMNPACKTSDELPQDVLEKEKALYLKQAMDEGKPENIAEKIVTGRLNKFFKEVCLVEQPFIKEDKKTIKQILGGATVASFQRLALGEKAE
- the pyrH gene encoding UMP kinase, which gives rise to METARYSRILLKLSGEALAGNQQFGIQPEAIGQFAKEIAEVASSGIQIALVIGGGNIFRGMAASAKGMDRAQGDYMGMLATIMNALAVQDALEKNGCDTRVMTALSMADVAEPYIRRRALRHMDKGRVVICAAGTGNPYFTTDSAAALRALELKCDAIFKATKVDGVYDKDPAKFDDAVRYETVSYMETLEKRLGVMDSTAISMARDNDLPIIVFNLHKEGNIRRAAHGENIGTTVQGD
- the frr gene encoding ribosome recycling factor gives rise to the protein MQSVLDDGKKRMAGAIAALEKEFGKLRTGRATTALVDGIVVDYYGTPTPINQLSSVSVPDSKTLTIQPWDKGAFGAVEKAIQTSDLGLNPVNDGKIIRISIPPLTEERRKDLVKVAKKYTEDAKIALRNVRRDMNDMLKKMEKDKDISEDDKKRGESDVQKMTDDFVKKSEEVLGLKEKEILEI
- a CDS encoding isoprenyl transferase translates to MNITHIPAHIAIIMDGNGRWAKQRGLKRTDGHKAGAEAVRAVVTHCRKKGIKHLTLYTFSKENWSRPKDEIKKLFELLTSFLSKEEKSLKKEGIRLKILGELADLPLTVRQLLKHVMWQTRNCTGMTLNLALNYSGREEILRATRALLEKGIAPEAVTETSFAEELWTTGQPDPDLIIRTSGELRISNYLLFQCAYSEFYFTDTYWPDFTPEELDKAIEDLNSRQRRFGKTSDQITNHNETETIR
- a CDS encoding phosphatidate cytidylyltransferase, which gives rise to MDISPHKQRITTSIGLAVLPAMALIFQGWVLFAVLALFCVLTLWEFYSMFRPIQSMTAFKSLGAAFTFLLLGAFTTDNIHYPAAVLLIAFWASGFIFLIRYSKDITASYRHAAIFLAGLVYIPLNFHFFLTMHTLEIILVIGAAAISDTTAFYAGTLWGKKKIWPRVSPKKSWVGSLSGLAVCTIAVTAYGITCGSAAWWQWILLGMALNIAAQFGDFFESALKRTLDIKDSGVILPGHGGLLDRVDSLLLAIPTYGLISMVHPFFK
- the dxr gene encoding 1-deoxy-D-xylulose-5-phosphate reductoisomerase, whose amino-acid sequence is MKSYISLWPEKAQLPDFPRAISILGATGSIGTSALKVIRKHPELFTVTALAGGHNGTKLAELCTEFRPQFAAVLTNQARTDLMANLPTDYTPEILVGPEAYVELARLDTVDLVLSSIVGAAGFEPTLAAAKAGKMIGLANKESLVLGGHIIRETCQKSGAIILPVDSEHNALFQGLMGHIEHSEKALSRLILTASGGPFRGKDTEFLSTVTRKQALAHPNWSMGAKISIDSATLMNKGLELIEACHLYGMPPSKVDVVVHAQSIVHSLVEYTDGSQLAHLGTPDMQIPIAHCLCFPDRVTVDVPQLNLAHVGTLTFEEPDATAFPCLQLARDAYAASPSHPIVLNAANEVAVAAFLDETIRFLDIPAIIESALERHSTVDVTTSDAVLSLDQQVRREALSTL
- the rseP gene encoding RIP metalloprotease RseP, producing the protein MITSIIAIVLVLGGLIFFHELGHFAVARVFGMGVKAFSLGFGPKLAGFTSGKTEYKLAAIPLGGYVALAGEQGEEETDFADEELFANRPAWQRLCVVAAGPFFNFLLAFLIYWFLALAQGQAIILPLVGGVLPDSPAASAGFQKDDLITSIDGNPIASWSEMVQSIQTAEGQLLTVVVNRGEAHITLHVTPEVQTHKNIFGEPVTVPMVGINMSGQFRYEETEGSGLTIALMHTWHQSQQVVKGFISIIERLIPVEMVGGPIMLAQMVSHSAQNGVYELLAMMALISVNLAIINLLPIPVLDGGHILFFTLEIIFRRPLNEKWKGLSMRFGLLILLLLMGLAIFNDVRRLLS